One genomic region from Quercus robur chromosome 4, dhQueRobu3.1, whole genome shotgun sequence encodes:
- the LOC126721519 gene encoding uncharacterized protein LOC126721519 has product MRKEMDELRSAIKEKTDRSVDKMIRATDSPFTAAVLECPVPSKFRLPQLEPFDGLKDPQDHLNTFKTTLGLQQPPDEILCRSFPTTLKGAAREWFTKLPNSSIDNFDQLSNAFLRHFIGGQRPRRPVDYLLTIRQGEKETLRSYVKRFTRETLEVDETDNKVQLTTFKAGLRSRDLVASLAKNPSKTMAEMLLKAQKYMNAEDALAAIKDNERPGDKAKREDDRRGQKRDRPDRRNNDGNRRKDDKNPRTIKFTPLVVILLYLGDDVDVPITSLTDNTIKKDRTNLISVINVVVGTNFIPLLSV; this is encoded by the exons atgaggaaagagatggacgaactaaggAGCGCTATCAAGGAGAAGACGGACCGAAGCGTAGATAAAATGATAAGGGCTACGGATTCGCCATTCACTGCTGCGGTACTCGAATGCCCCGTGCCGTCAAAGTTTCGCTTGCCTCAATTGGAGCCATTCGACGGACTCAAGGACCCCcaggatcatcttaatacctttaagacgactctGGGTCTCCAGcaaccacctgacgagatatTGTGTCGTTCCTTCCCAACAAccctcaaaggagctgcaagagaaTGGTTTACTAAGTTGCCAAACTCGTCCATAGACAATTTCGATCAGCTGAGTAATGCCTTCTTGCGCCACTTCATAGGGGGACAGCGCCCAAGGAGGCCAGTAGATTACTTACTCACCataagacagggagagaaggagacTCTGAGGTCGTATGTCAAGCGATTCACCCGGGAAACTCTGGAAGTAGACGAAACTGACAACAAGGTACAGCTGACGACCTTCAAGGCAGGGTTGAGATCCAGAGACCTCGTGGCCTCTCTTGCAAAGAACCCCTCGAAGACGATGGCGgagatgctcctgaaggcacaAAAGTACATGAACGCAGAGGATGCCCTAGCTGCCATAAAAGATAACGAGAGGCCAGGAGACAAGGCCAAGAGGGAAGACGACCGTAGGGGGCAAAAGCGAGACAGACCAGACCGTCGGAACAATGATGGGAATAGGAGGAAGGACGATAAAAATCCTCGGACGATAAAATTTACTCccttg GTGGTTATTTTGTTGTACCTTGGGGATGATGTTGATGTGCCAATAACATCTCTCACTGATAATACCATCAAGAAAGATCGAACAAACTTAATCTCTGTCATCAACGTCGTCGTTGGAACTAATTTTATACCATTATTATCGGTATAA